From the Chitinolyticbacter meiyuanensis genome, one window contains:
- a CDS encoding arylesterase yields MLLWAMAATAADPVLLVFGDSLSAGYGIAAKSAWPTLLEAELKRQGKPYRVVNASVSGETTAGGVTRFPQALKLHRPRLVILELGANDGLRGLPVKDAKSNLANMVKTAQKAGAKVHLVGMQMPPNYGPDYTAAFAAMYPAIAGEYKIGLTPFLLAPVITKPTLFQPDQLHPTAEAQPMLMQMIARDLKPLL; encoded by the coding sequence ATGTTGTTGTGGGCCATGGCGGCAACGGCCGCCGATCCGGTGCTGCTGGTGTTCGGTGATTCTTTGTCTGCCGGCTACGGCATCGCCGCAAAATCGGCGTGGCCAACGCTGCTGGAGGCGGAGTTGAAGCGCCAGGGCAAGCCTTACCGCGTGGTGAACGCCAGCGTCTCCGGTGAAACGACCGCTGGCGGCGTCACCCGGTTCCCGCAGGCGCTCAAGTTGCATCGGCCGCGCCTCGTCATCCTCGAGCTTGGTGCCAACGATGGCTTGCGCGGGTTGCCGGTGAAGGACGCCAAGTCCAACCTTGCCAACATGGTGAAGACCGCGCAAAAGGCCGGCGCCAAGGTCCACCTCGTTGGCATGCAGATGCCACCGAACTATGGTCCCGACTATACCGCCGCCTTCGCCGCCATGTATCCGGCAATCGCCGGCGAATACAAGATCGGCCTCACGCCGTTCCTGCTGGCGCCGGTGATCACCAAGCCCACCCTGTTCCAGCCGGACCAACTGCACCCGACGGCCGAGGCACAACCGATGCTGATGCAGATGATCGCGCGCGATCTCAAGCCGTTGTTGTAG
- a CDS encoding BON domain-containing protein: MKKPLLITTLVTALGLTACVPAVFVAGAAVGALVGSDPRPTQTQTSDMKIAAEISARIIDAYKERAHVNVNVFNGRVLLTGEVPDDAARQNAAQLASSYPGAKVVHNETVVAPPSPATDRLNDTQITARVKTAILTDAGDAQAIHFVVTTERKVVYLMGQSSSSLADVAARAASYISGVERVVKYIDIKP, from the coding sequence TTGAAGAAGCCCCTGCTCATCACCACCCTCGTGACCGCCCTGGGCCTGACCGCCTGCGTGCCGGCGGTATTCGTGGCCGGCGCCGCCGTTGGCGCACTGGTCGGCTCCGATCCGCGCCCGACGCAGACCCAGACCAGCGACATGAAAATCGCCGCCGAGATCAGCGCCCGCATCATCGATGCCTACAAGGAGCGCGCCCACGTCAACGTGAACGTGTTCAATGGCCGCGTACTGCTCACCGGTGAAGTGCCGGACGATGCCGCCCGGCAGAACGCGGCACAGCTCGCCTCCAGCTATCCGGGCGCCAAGGTAGTGCACAACGAGACGGTGGTCGCCCCCCCCTCCCCCGCCACGGACCGGTTGAACGACACCCAGATCACTGCGCGGGTGAAGACCGCCATCCTGACCGATGCCGGCGATGCCCAAGCCATCCACTTCGTGGTGACCACCGAACGCAAGGTGGTCTATCTGATGGGCCAATCGAGCTCGTCGCTGGCCGATGTCGCCGCTCGGGCCGCCAGCTACATCAGCGGCGTGGAACGCGTGGTGAAGTACATCGACATCAAACCATAA
- a CDS encoding phosphoheptose isomerase: protein MDLNERVQQHFLDSIAAQQATAALMSPAIADAAEKLMQTLIADGKILACGNGGSAADSQHFAAQMVGRFERERPGLAALALTTDSSVLTALGSHDDFDLVFSKQIYALGRAGDVLLAISPSGNAANVISAVHAAHDRHMSIIALTGRDGGQIGELLGGDDVHICVPATRTAHIHEAHITVLHALSDAVDYLLLGGE, encoded by the coding sequence ATGGATTTGAACGAACGTGTGCAGCAGCATTTCCTCGACAGCATCGCCGCGCAGCAAGCCACGGCCGCGTTGATGAGCCCGGCCATTGCCGATGCCGCCGAGAAGCTGATGCAGACCTTGATCGCCGACGGCAAGATCCTGGCTTGCGGCAACGGTGGCTCGGCTGCCGATTCGCAGCACTTCGCGGCGCAGATGGTGGGCAGGTTCGAGCGCGAACGGCCGGGCCTCGCGGCGCTGGCGCTGACCACCGACAGCTCCGTGCTCACCGCGCTTGGCAGCCACGACGATTTCGACCTGGTGTTTTCCAAGCAGATCTATGCGCTGGGCCGCGCCGGCGATGTGCTGCTGGCGATCTCGCCCTCGGGCAATGCCGCCAATGTGATCTCCGCCGTGCATGCGGCGCACGACCGGCACATGAGCATCATCGCCCTCACCGGCCGCGACGGCGGCCAGATCGGGGAACTGCTCGGCGGCGATGACGTTCATATCTGCGTGCCGGCCACCCGTACGGCCCACATCCACGAAGCACACATCACCGTGCTGCACGCGCTCTCCGACGCCGTGGATTACCTGCTCCTGGGAGGAGAATAA
- a CDS encoding YraN family protein, whose product MSDRGAAAEARAAAYLQRQGLRIVERNWRCRRGEIDLIARDGNTLVFVEVRARASRSFGGAAASITATKRARIIAAAEHYLLGVRPTPPCRFDAVCIDGDALDWLKNCFDAG is encoded by the coding sequence ATGAGCGATCGCGGCGCGGCGGCCGAGGCCCGCGCGGCCGCCTACCTGCAGCGTCAGGGTCTGCGCATCGTCGAGCGCAACTGGCGTTGTCGCCGCGGCGAGATCGACCTGATTGCCCGCGACGGCAACACCCTGGTGTTCGTCGAGGTGCGCGCCCGCGCCAGCCGCAGCTTCGGTGGTGCGGCCGCCAGCATCACCGCCACCAAGCGGGCCCGCATCATCGCTGCCGCCGAACATTATCTGCTCGGCGTGCGCCCCACCCCGCCCTGTCGCTTCGACGCTGTCTGCATCGACGGCGACGCGCTCGATTGGTTGAAGAACTGTTTTGACGCGGGCTGA
- a CDS encoding ABC transporter ATP-binding protein — protein MGALAIKNVTKSFGDTHILKGIDIHIEAGEFLILVGPSGCGKSTLMNIIAGLEAPTSGEVHIGERVVNNVAPKDRDIAMVFQSYALYPTMNVRQNIAFGMETRGVPKKQQEEIISRVSKMLQIDHLLDRKPGQLSGGQRQRVAMGRALARDPKLFLFDEPLSNLDAKLRVEMRTEIKQLHHRLKTTIVYVTHDQIEAMTLGDKIAVMKDGVIQQFGSPEEIYERPANLFVAGFIGSPSMNFIECHLAEQGGEYGVSLQSEGDARFVALQNGARFADRIGQKVILGARPEQIEVAEEGEAGLACRVHLTEPTGPDTMIFTQVNGKEVVARVHPRAARHPGETMRLKLDTSKVVLFDPQTEQRLA, from the coding sequence ATGGGCGCACTCGCCATCAAGAACGTCACCAAGAGCTTTGGCGACACCCACATCCTCAAAGGCATCGATATCCATATCGAGGCCGGCGAATTCCTGATCCTGGTCGGCCCATCCGGCTGCGGCAAATCCACGCTGATGAACATCATCGCCGGGCTGGAAGCCCCCACCTCGGGTGAGGTCCACATCGGTGAGCGCGTGGTCAACAACGTGGCACCCAAGGACCGCGACATCGCCATGGTGTTCCAGAGCTACGCGCTCTACCCGACGATGAACGTGCGGCAGAACATCGCCTTTGGCATGGAAACCCGTGGCGTACCGAAAAAGCAGCAGGAGGAGATCATCAGCCGTGTCTCCAAGATGCTGCAGATCGATCATCTGCTCGATCGCAAGCCTGGCCAGCTCTCCGGTGGTCAGCGCCAGCGCGTGGCCATGGGCCGTGCCCTGGCACGCGATCCCAAGCTGTTCCTGTTCGATGAGCCGCTGTCCAACCTCGACGCCAAGCTGCGCGTGGAGATGCGTACCGAGATCAAGCAGCTGCATCACCGCCTGAAGACCACCATCGTGTACGTGACGCACGACCAGATCGAGGCGATGACGTTGGGCGACAAGATCGCGGTGATGAAGGATGGCGTGATCCAGCAGTTCGGCAGTCCCGAGGAAATCTACGAGCGCCCGGCCAACCTGTTCGTTGCCGGTTTCATCGGCTCGCCATCGATGAACTTCATCGAATGCCATCTGGCCGAGCAGGGCGGCGAATACGGCGTCAGCCTGCAGAGCGAGGGCGATGCGCGCTTCGTGGCGCTGCAGAACGGCGCTCGCTTCGCCGATCGCATCGGCCAGAAAGTGATCCTGGGTGCCCGCCCGGAGCAGATCGAGGTTGCTGAAGAGGGCGAAGCGGGTTTGGCCTGCAGGGTGCACCTGACCGAGCCGACCGGCCCGGATACCATGATCTTCACCCAGGTGAACGGCAAGGAAGTGGTCGCCCGCGTGCACCCGCGCGCCGCGCGCCATCCGGGCGAGACCATGCGGCTCAAGCTCGACACCAGCAAGGTGGTGCTGTTCGATCCGCAAACGGAACAACGGCTGGCCTGA
- the rsmI gene encoding 16S rRNA (cytidine(1402)-2'-O)-methyltransferase produces the protein MVATPIGNLRDFSSRAREVLAQVDVIAAEDTRVTGQLLKHFGIGTPMISVREHNERAMAERIVARLAAGEAVAQVSDAGTPAISDPGAVLVAAVHAAGYPVVPVPGASALTTALSAAGFTCPHTLFYGFLPPKAKQRQDALAPLAQQPHVTVFYEAPHRILDTLADLVAAFGAERTAVMARELTKTFETIRRAPLGELAGFVEADNNQQRGEFVLLIDAAPEQDAVGDEGAHDVVLAPLVAELPVKQAVALAQAITGAPRNALYQRALTLKQQDDGD, from the coding sequence GTGGTGGCCACGCCCATCGGTAACCTGCGGGATTTTTCGTCGCGCGCACGCGAAGTTCTGGCCCAGGTTGACGTGATCGCCGCCGAGGATACGCGGGTAACCGGCCAGTTGCTGAAGCACTTCGGCATCGGCACGCCGATGATCAGCGTGCGTGAGCACAATGAACGCGCCATGGCGGAGCGCATCGTGGCCCGCCTAGCTGCTGGCGAAGCGGTGGCGCAGGTATCGGATGCCGGCACCCCAGCCATTTCCGATCCAGGCGCCGTACTGGTGGCGGCCGTGCACGCCGCCGGTTACCCGGTGGTGCCGGTGCCCGGCGCCAGTGCGCTGACCACGGCACTTTCCGCCGCCGGTTTCACCTGTCCCCACACGCTGTTCTACGGCTTTCTGCCGCCCAAAGCCAAGCAGCGCCAGGATGCGCTGGCACCGCTGGCACAGCAGCCGCATGTGACGGTGTTCTATGAAGCACCGCACCGCATCCTCGATACGCTGGCAGACCTGGTGGCGGCCTTCGGCGCCGAGCGCACGGCGGTGATGGCGCGCGAACTGACCAAGACCTTCGAAACGATACGCCGCGCTCCACTGGGCGAGCTGGCAGGATTTGTCGAAGCGGACAACAACCAGCAGCGCGGTGAATTCGTGCTGCTGATCGACGCGGCCCCCGAGCAGGATGCCGTTGGCGACGAAGGCGCACACGATGTGGTGCTGGCGCCGTTGGTGGCCGAGCTGCCGGTGAAGCAGGCTGTTGCGCTGGCCCAGGCCATCACCGGTGCGCCGCGCAATGCGCTATATCAGCGTGCACTTACCCTCAAGCAGCAGGACGACGGCGACTGA
- a CDS encoding penicillin-binding protein activator, whose product MHALGLLARPWRRLIAPVLYGAVLVAASGCASPQPAQRETPLVLQPSPVPMPTPVVELQPLQPEPAISSSAPAPATAAPAEQPITRGPDYIALLLPTKAKQWRVAAETIQSGVLAAERTLADARTPRVRLIATEDNEQDILAAFDRASQDGAVAVIGPLSKTAIGLIGDGADIQMPVVALNAFAEETLRRRNLYSFSLAIEGEAQQAARLVADRGVQRPAVIVADGSLTQRMAQGFSSAWRAERNALPAVLPISAASNFNDLRARIDATGADGVFLATDSRTARRLRPFIGNDLPVFATSQIDPGNLGATALVDLAGISFYDIPWLATPDDPTYDFYARKRTRTNDLERLFAQGVDAYRLVQALRSSEPGNVRIPDGLTGKLTIDGNGVVQRGLSVRTLKANPAELPPEPVVEPLPVVQ is encoded by the coding sequence ATGCACGCTCTCGGTCTCCTTGCCCGGCCATGGCGCCGGCTGATCGCGCCCGTACTATACGGTGCCGTCCTGGTGGCGGCCAGCGGCTGCGCCAGCCCGCAACCGGCCCAGCGCGAAACCCCGCTGGTGCTGCAGCCCTCCCCGGTGCCGATGCCTACCCCGGTAGTCGAATTGCAGCCGCTCCAGCCGGAGCCGGCTATCAGCAGCAGCGCTCCCGCTCCGGCGACAGCCGCGCCCGCCGAGCAGCCGATCACGCGTGGTCCGGACTATATCGCGCTGCTGCTGCCGACCAAGGCCAAGCAATGGCGCGTGGCGGCCGAGACCATCCAATCCGGCGTGCTGGCAGCCGAGCGCACGCTGGCCGATGCCCGCACGCCGCGTGTGCGGCTGATCGCCACCGAGGACAACGAGCAGGACATCCTCGCCGCATTCGATCGCGCCAGCCAGGACGGGGCGGTCGCGGTGATCGGCCCGTTGTCGAAAACGGCGATCGGCTTGATTGGTGACGGTGCCGACATCCAGATGCCGGTGGTGGCGCTCAATGCCTTTGCCGAGGAGACGCTGCGCCGCCGCAATCTCTACAGCTTCAGCCTCGCCATCGAAGGCGAGGCCCAGCAGGCCGCGCGGCTGGTGGCCGACCGCGGCGTGCAACGCCCGGCGGTGATCGTCGCCGATGGCAGCCTCACCCAGCGCATGGCGCAGGGTTTCAGCAGTGCCTGGAGGGCCGAGCGCAATGCACTGCCTGCCGTATTGCCGATCTCCGCCGCCAGCAATTTCAACGACCTGCGCGCCCGCATCGATGCCACTGGCGCCGATGGCGTGTTCCTCGCCACCGACAGCCGCACCGCGCGCAGGCTGCGCCCCTTCATCGGCAACGATCTGCCGGTGTTCGCCACCAGCCAGATTGATCCGGGCAACCTCGGCGCTACCGCTCTTGTCGACCTCGCCGGCATCAGCTTCTACGACATCCCGTGGCTCGCTACGCCGGATGATCCCACCTACGACTTCTACGCTCGCAAACGCACCCGCACCAATGATCTGGAACGACTGTTTGCCCAAGGCGTCGATGCCTACCGGCTGGTGCAGGCGCTGCGCAGCAGCGAACCCGGCAATGTCCGCATTCCGGATGGCCTGACTGGCAAGCTGACCATCGACGGCAACGGCGTGGTGCAGCGCGGACTCTCGGTGCGCACGCTCAAGGCCAACCCGGCCGAGCTGCCGCCGGAGCCGGTGGTCGAACCGCTGCCTGTGGTGCAATGA
- a CDS encoding ABC transporter ATP-binding protein → MTHSPILEAEALGKHVAAATEELDILSGVSFSLAAGASLAIVGASGSGKSTLLSLLAGLDTPTRGKVRMAGEDLGAMDEDGRARLRGRVAGFVFQSFQLLPELTALENAMLPLELAGRADAEAVAGDWLARVGLAARRSHTPRTLSGGEQQRVALARAFAPGPQILFADEPTGSLDTHTGERIADLLFELNASTGTTLVLVTHDEKLAARCSARLRLAAGQVTEQVGV, encoded by the coding sequence GTGACCCACTCTCCCATACTCGAAGCCGAAGCACTCGGCAAACACGTGGCGGCCGCCACTGAAGAGCTCGACATCCTCTCCGGTGTTTCGTTCTCGCTGGCCGCAGGCGCCAGTTTAGCCATCGTCGGCGCCAGCGGCTCGGGCAAATCGACGTTGCTGTCACTGCTGGCCGGGCTCGATACACCTACCCGCGGCAAGGTGCGCATGGCAGGCGAGGATCTCGGCGCCATGGATGAGGACGGCCGCGCCCGCCTGCGTGGCCGGGTTGCCGGGTTCGTGTTCCAGTCGTTCCAGCTGCTGCCCGAGCTCACGGCATTGGAAAACGCCATGCTGCCGCTGGAGCTGGCCGGCCGGGCCGACGCAGAGGCAGTCGCCGGCGACTGGCTGGCACGGGTCGGCCTCGCTGCTCGGCGCTCGCATACACCGCGCACGCTCTCCGGGGGCGAGCAGCAGCGGGTGGCGCTGGCACGCGCCTTCGCGCCGGGACCGCAGATTCTGTTCGCCGACGAGCCCACAGGCAGTCTCGACACCCACACCGGCGAGCGGATCGCTGACCTGCTGTTCGAGCTCAATGCCTCCACCGGCACCACGCTGGTACTGGTCACCCACGATGAAAAACTGGCAGCGCGCTGCAGCGCACGCCTGCGCCTGGCCGCAGGCCAGGTCACCGAACAGGTGGGCGTATGA
- a CDS encoding ABC transporter permease, with amino-acid sequence MRALALLAWRQFLRGLRAGEHRTLIAALAVTIAALTAVGLFAGRVNSLLNHEANNLLAADAVASADHPLPAAFEASARQGKLAVSQTQSFTSMAGAGDDAVLTSVKAIAGPYPLRGKLQLQTTAGARDATHPPARGEVWIDERLASRLKLRLGDTLRLGTLQQRVTALIIREPDVALDFAGLQPRLIMNASDLPQSGLIGFGSRIRYRLLVAGDEAAVGRWRTATEAKLGRGERLENVRESQPQVRRALERAETFLRLVTLLAATLAGTAVLLSARRYSTRQADGVALFVTLGATRARIRGLLFIELALIFVLAAVVGGAIGWITQEALSWLIRDSLPRALPAPTPLPWLAACALGLTLLAGVAGPTLMQLARTPPARVLRRELTAPPRLWLSLSATLAAACAVFYWVAGSAKLALLVAAGIVGALVVAGLLGWLLLKLVSRFARGFAARIALRQLARRSWLSAAQLGALAVGLLGLWLLTAVERDLLSAWERRLPADAPNVFAFNIQPDQAEAFQASIASDGVKDAVLQPMIRARWQTLNGKPVDPKRYGDDRARRLSEREFNLSWGEMLRADNRITAGTPLSGSGWSVEAGLAETLGIKVGDTLGFDVAGTPISARVANLRTVEWDSFRVNFFVVGTGPMFADAPTSLITSFHLPPGHSNALANWSRAYPSVTFIDVGQVLGEVRRVLGLSASVLRLVFVFCLAAGIVVLLAALETSAPERRREAAILRALGAHSRQIAAIQWWEGALIGATAGLVAGLAAALTGWAVGTEVLGLSLGVNWWLPLYSTVAGLALAAVVTAWERRQLARSTALALIRDPG; translated from the coding sequence ATGAGGGCGCTGGCCCTGCTGGCCTGGCGCCAGTTCCTGCGCGGCTTGCGTGCCGGCGAACATCGCACGCTGATCGCCGCGCTTGCCGTCACCATCGCCGCGCTGACTGCCGTCGGCCTGTTTGCCGGGCGAGTGAACAGCCTGCTGAACCACGAGGCCAACAACCTGCTGGCTGCCGACGCGGTCGCCTCGGCCGACCATCCGCTGCCGGCGGCGTTCGAGGCTTCGGCCCGCCAAGGCAAGCTCGCCGTTTCGCAGACGCAGAGCTTCACCTCGATGGCCGGCGCCGGTGACGACGCGGTGCTGACCAGCGTGAAGGCCATCGCCGGCCCCTACCCGCTGCGTGGCAAGCTGCAACTGCAAACCACCGCTGGGGCACGCGATGCCACCCATCCGCCTGCCCGCGGCGAGGTCTGGATCGACGAGCGCCTGGCCAGCCGGCTCAAGCTCCGGTTGGGCGATACGTTGCGCCTCGGTACGCTGCAGCAGCGCGTCACCGCGCTGATCATCCGCGAGCCGGATGTGGCACTCGATTTTGCCGGGCTGCAGCCGCGCCTGATCATGAACGCGAGCGACCTGCCGCAATCGGGCCTGATCGGCTTCGGCAGCCGCATCCGGTACCGGCTGCTGGTAGCCGGCGACGAAGCCGCGGTGGGCCGCTGGCGCACAGCCACCGAAGCCAAGCTGGGCCGCGGCGAGCGGCTGGAAAATGTACGCGAATCACAACCGCAGGTACGCCGCGCGCTGGAGCGGGCGGAAACCTTCCTGCGCCTCGTCACCCTGCTCGCTGCCACGCTGGCTGGTACCGCGGTGCTGCTGTCGGCACGTCGCTACAGCACCCGCCAGGCCGACGGCGTGGCGCTGTTCGTCACGCTGGGCGCCACCCGCGCCCGCATCCGCGGCCTGCTGTTCATCGAGCTGGCGCTGATCTTCGTGCTCGCCGCAGTCGTCGGCGGCGCCATCGGCTGGATCACGCAGGAAGCCTTGTCCTGGCTGATCCGCGACAGCCTGCCACGCGCCCTGCCCGCGCCGACACCGCTGCCGTGGCTGGCTGCGTGCGCGCTGGGGCTGACGCTGCTCGCCGGCGTGGCCGGCCCCACCCTCATGCAGCTGGCGCGCACGCCGCCAGCGCGAGTGCTGCGGCGTGAGCTGACCGCGCCACCACGGCTGTGGCTCAGCCTGTCCGCGACGCTGGCCGCGGCCTGCGCGGTGTTCTACTGGGTGGCGGGCAGCGCCAAGCTGGCGCTGCTGGTTGCCGCTGGCATCGTCGGAGCACTGGTGGTGGCCGGGCTGCTGGGCTGGCTGCTGCTCAAGCTGGTATCACGCTTCGCCCGTGGCTTTGCCGCGCGGATCGCGCTGCGGCAACTGGCGCGGCGCAGCTGGCTGTCCGCAGCACAGCTGGGCGCGCTCGCAGTGGGGCTGTTGGGCTTGTGGCTGCTCACTGCGGTGGAGCGGGATTTGCTCTCCGCGTGGGAGCGCAGGCTGCCAGCCGATGCGCCCAATGTGTTTGCGTTCAATATCCAGCCGGACCAGGCCGAGGCCTTCCAGGCCAGCATCGCCAGTGATGGCGTCAAGGATGCCGTACTGCAGCCGATGATCCGTGCGCGTTGGCAGACGTTGAACGGCAAGCCGGTCGATCCCAAGCGCTATGGCGACGACCGCGCGCGGCGCCTGTCCGAGCGCGAGTTCAATCTGTCCTGGGGCGAGATGCTGCGGGCGGACAACCGCATCACCGCCGGCACGCCACTGTCTGGCAGCGGCTGGTCGGTGGAGGCCGGGCTCGCCGAGACGCTGGGGATCAAGGTCGGCGATACGCTCGGCTTCGATGTGGCCGGCACGCCGATCTCGGCCAGGGTGGCGAACCTGCGCACGGTCGAGTGGGATTCGTTCCGGGTGAACTTCTTCGTGGTCGGCACCGGGCCGATGTTTGCCGATGCACCCACCAGCCTGATCACCAGTTTCCACCTGCCGCCGGGCCACAGCAATGCGCTGGCCAACTGGTCGCGCGCCTACCCCAGCGTGACCTTCATCGACGTCGGCCAGGTGCTGGGCGAGGTGCGCCGGGTGCTGGGCCTGTCGGCCAGCGTACTGCGGCTGGTGTTCGTGTTCTGCCTCGCCGCCGGCATCGTGGTACTGCTCGCCGCACTGGAAACCTCGGCGCCCGAGCGGCGGCGCGAGGCGGCCATCCTGCGGGCGCTGGGCGCACACAGCCGGCAGATTGCCGCCATCCAGTGGTGGGAAGGCGCGCTGATCGGCGCCACCGCCGGCCTCGTCGCCGGCCTGGCCGCTGCGCTCACCGGCTGGGCGGTCGGCACCGAGGTGCTGGGCTTGAGCTTGGGTGTGAACTGGTGGTTGCCGCTCTACAGCACCGTGGCCGGCCTTGCGCTCGCCGCCGTCGTCACAGCCTGGGAGCGGCGCCAGCTGGCACGCTCCACTGCCCTGGCGTTGATCCGAGATCCGGGCTGA
- a CDS encoding carbohydrate ABC transporter permease — MSSYNGPAQYGFAERWLPRLVLAPSFLLTLVFVYGFILWNGYLSFTTSRLLPNYEWAGLAQYVTLFENERWWVAVKNLFIFGGLFIGGAMAIGILLAVLLDQKVRQEGALRTIYLYPMALSFIVTGTAWKWMLNPGLGLEKLVHDWGFTNFTFDWLVNPDMSIYTVVIAGIWQSSGFVMALFLAGLRGIDDSIIKAAQIDGASLPRIYWKIVLPALRPVFFSTLMILAHIAIKSFDLVMALTGGGPGFSSDVPATFMYSMAFTRGQMGVGAASAMMMLMTVAAIVVPYLYSELRGSRNG; from the coding sequence ATGAGTTCCTACAACGGACCGGCGCAGTACGGCTTTGCGGAGCGCTGGCTGCCGCGGCTGGTGCTGGCCCCGTCTTTCCTGCTGACGCTGGTGTTCGTCTACGGCTTCATCCTGTGGAACGGCTACCTGTCGTTCACCACATCGCGCCTGCTGCCCAACTACGAATGGGCCGGGCTGGCCCAGTACGTCACGCTGTTCGAGAACGAGCGTTGGTGGGTGGCGGTGAAGAACCTGTTCATCTTCGGCGGGTTGTTCATCGGTGGCGCAATGGCCATCGGCATCCTGCTCGCCGTGCTGCTCGACCAGAAGGTGCGCCAGGAAGGCGCACTGCGCACCATCTACCTGTACCCGATGGCGTTGTCGTTCATCGTGACCGGTACCGCCTGGAAATGGATGCTCAACCCGGGCCTCGGCCTGGAAAAGCTGGTGCATGACTGGGGCTTCACCAACTTCACCTTCGATTGGCTGGTGAACCCGGACATGTCGATCTACACCGTGGTGATCGCCGGTATCTGGCAATCGTCCGGCTTCGTGATGGCGCTGTTCCTGGCTGGTCTGCGCGGCATCGACGATTCCATCATCAAGGCGGCGCAGATCGATGGCGCCAGCCTGCCGCGCATCTACTGGAAGATCGTGCTGCCGGCACTACGCCCGGTGTTCTTTTCTACGCTGATGATCCTCGCGCACATCGCGATCAAGAGCTTCGATCTGGTGATGGCGCTCACCGGCGGCGGCCCCGGCTTCTCGTCGGATGTGCCGGCCACTTTCATGTATTCGATGGCATTCACCCGTGGCCAGATGGGCGTTGGCGCAGCCAGCGCGATGATGATGCTGATGACCGTCGCCGCCATCGTGGTGCCTTACCTGTATTCGGAACTGCGAGGCAGCCGCAATGGATAA
- a CDS encoding carbohydrate ABC transporter permease → MDNQNKAWRFALYAVLLYAAVYYLLPLYVMATTSVKSMDEIRAGNLIALPMSITFDAWTKAWSTACTGVECGGLSRYFWNSVQMVIPAVLISTTLGALNGYVLSKWRFRGSELTFALILFGVFIPFQVVLLPMAQTLGWFGLARSVGGLVFVHVVFGIASTTLFFRNYYVSIPDELIKAARLDGAGFWRIFLKIVLPMSTPIVMVVLIWQFTQIWNDFLFGVVFSSGDSQPITVGLNNLANTSTSVKEYNVDMAAAIIAALPTIIVYVLAGKYFVRGLTAGAVKG, encoded by the coding sequence ATGGATAATCAAAACAAGGCTTGGCGCTTTGCGCTCTACGCGGTACTGCTGTACGCCGCCGTCTATTACCTGCTGCCGCTCTACGTCATGGCCACCACCTCGGTGAAGAGCATGGACGAGATCCGGGCTGGCAACCTGATCGCGCTGCCGATGAGCATCACCTTCGATGCCTGGACCAAGGCATGGTCCACAGCGTGTACCGGCGTGGAGTGTGGCGGCTTGTCGCGCTACTTCTGGAATTCGGTGCAGATGGTGATCCCGGCCGTGCTGATTTCCACCACGCTCGGTGCGCTCAATGGCTACGTGCTGTCGAAGTGGCGGTTCCGTGGTTCCGAGCTCACCTTCGCGCTGATCCTGTTCGGCGTGTTCATCCCGTTTCAGGTGGTGTTGCTGCCGATGGCGCAAACGCTGGGCTGGTTCGGGCTCGCACGCTCGGTGGGCGGCCTCGTGTTCGTGCATGTGGTGTTCGGCATCGCATCGACCACGCTGTTCTTCCGCAACTACTACGTGAGTATTCCGGACGAGCTGATCAAGGCGGCACGCCTCGATGGCGCGGGCTTCTGGCGCATCTTCCTCAAGATCGTGCTGCCGATGTCGACGCCGATCGTGATGGTGGTGCTGATCTGGCAATTCACCCAGATCTGGAACGACTTCCTGTTCGGAGTAGTGTTCTCCTCGGGCGACAGCCAGCCGATCACCGTGGGCCTCAACAACCTCGCCAATACCTCGACCAGCGTCAAGGAATACAACGTCGACATGGCCGCAGCCATCATCGCCGCCTTGCCGACCATCATCGTCTACGTGCTGGCGGGCAAGTACTTCGTGCGCGGCCTGACTGCCGGCGCCGTGAAAGGCTGA